Proteins co-encoded in one Brassica rapa cultivar Chiifu-401-42 chromosome A02, CAAS_Brap_v3.01, whole genome shotgun sequence genomic window:
- the LOC103851158 gene encoding auxin-responsive protein SAUR21 — MALVRSLLGAKKILGRSVTATASTSKRATMAAPPKGFLAVYVGESQKKRYVVPVSYLSQPSFQALLSKAEEEFGFDHPMGGLTIPCPEDTFITVTSRLQ; from the coding sequence ATGGCTTTGGTTAGAAGTCTATTGGGTGCAAAGAAGATTCTTGGACGATCCGTAACAGCAACAGCTTCTACAAGCAAAAGAGCAACCATGGCGGCACCACCTAAAGGGTTTCTTGCGGTGTACGTTGGAGAGAGCCAGAAGAAGAGATATGTGGTGCCAGTCTCATACTTGAGCCAGCCTTCGTTTCAAGCTCTTCTCAGTAAAGCCGAGGAAGAGTTTGGGTTCGATCATCCAATGGGTGGCTTAACGATCCCTTGCCCTGAAGATACTTTCATCACTGTGACTTCTCGGCTCCAATGA
- the LOC103851161 gene encoding uncharacterized protein LOC103851161 has translation MDLEDWELLPNDPYKDLDHEEGREAAMKIIRNTQKSFDMDYFIFPTQDPVGKTEFHRMSSVVPTKLLQVPITWEPVYTVEDVDHKKNLEPDPELLTDSVPSPRITFKTAKENEFVDMKIDLPLRFTSPLPQNDEKQSLSGVLAKEYYDEMGTKVEEGGDVRSKKGVDWDEKKNISGEKMNLWKMSLNGIGAICSFGVAAAVTTFCVFFLGQSNSIRGCRNKNKVLRFRIHTDDNKRINEVVKHATKINEAISVMKGLPVARAQISFGGYYDGPISV, from the exons ATGGATTTAGAAGATTGGGAATTACTCCCCAACGATCCCTACAAGGATCTTGATCATGAAGAGGGTCGTGAGGCAGCCATGAAGATCATTAGAAACACCCAAAAAAGCTTCGACATGGATTACTTCATCTTCCCAACACAGGATCCTGTCGGAAAAACAGAGTTCCATCGGATGTCAAGCGTGGTCCCCACGAAGCTCCTCCAAGTTCCCATAACTTGGGAACCCGTGTACACCGTGGAGGACGTAGATCACAAGAAGAACTTGGAACCGGATCCGGAACTTTTGACGGACTCTGTTCCGTCGCCGAGAATAACCTTCAAAACAGCGAAGGAAAACGAATTTGTCGACATGAAAATAGACTTACCACTGAGGTTCACAAGTCCTCTGCCTCAGAACGATGAGAAACAATCTCTCTCAGGAGTGTTAGCAAAAGAGTACTATGATGAGATGGGAACAAAGGTTGAAGAAGGCGGTGACGTGAGGAGCAAGAAAGGGGTTGATTGGGATGAAAAGAAGAACATATCTGGTGAAAAAATGAATCTGTGGAAGATGAGTCTTAATGGAATTGGAGCTATATGTTCCTTTGgtgttgctgctgctgttacCACCTTTTGTGTGTTCTTCCTTGGACAAAGCAATAGCATCCGAGGTTGTCGGAACAAGAATAAGGTCCTCAGGTTCCGGATTCACACTGATGATAATAag CGAATAAACGAAGTAGTGAAGCATGCAACAAAGATAAATGAAGCAATCTCTGTGATGAAAGGTCTTCCGGTGGCAAGAGCTCAGATATCTTTTGGAGGATACTATGATGGACCCATATCCGTTTAg
- the LOC103851163 gene encoding putative H/ACA ribonucleoprotein complex subunit 1-like protein 1, with the protein MRPPRGGGSFRGRGGRDGGGRGGGGRFGGSNRGGGRFGGGGGGGGWRDEGPPDQVVEVATFVHASEGDAVTKLCQEKIPHFNAPIYLQNKTQIGRVDEIFGPINESLFSVKMMEGIVATSYTEGDKFYINPLKLMPLAKFLPQPKGQSTGGRGRGRGASRGRGGFSTRGAPRGRGGFSSFRGAPRGRGGFSRGRGRGGY; encoded by the exons ATGAGACCACCACGTGGCGGCGGAAGCTTCAGAGGAAGGGGAGGAAGAGATGGCGGTGGACGCGGAGGTGGCGGACGTTTTGGTGGAAGCAATCGTGGAGGTGGCCGCTTTGGTGGCGGTGGAGGTGGAGGTGGCTGGCGTGACGAAGGACCTCCCGACCAAGTCGTAG AAGTTGCAACCTTTGTTCATGCTTCTGAGGGTGATGCTGTGACCAAGCTCTGCCAAGAGAAAATCCCTCACTTTAATGCTCCAATCTACCTACAAAACAAGACACAGATTGGGAGAGTAGATGAGATCTTTGGTCCCATTAATGAATCT TTGTTTTCTGTCAAGATGATGGAAGGTATTGTAGCTACCTCATATACCGAAGGGGACAAGTTCTACATTAACCCTCTTAAGCTAATGCCCCTAGCAAAATTCCTTCCACAGCCAAA GGGACAATCTACGGGAGGTCGTGGGAGAGGCAGAGGTGCTTCTAGGGGCCGTGGAGGATTCTCAACCAGAGGTGCTCCGAGGGGTCGTGGAGGATTCTCCAGCTTTAGAGGTGCTCCCAGGGGGCGTGGAGGATTCTCCAGAGGCCGTGGGAGAGGAGGATACTAA
- the LOC103851155 gene encoding auxin-responsive protein SAUR21 yields the protein MALFRGLLGAKRIIGLSAAATSKKTVSAPKGFLAVYVGEDQVQKKRYVVPISYLSQPSFQALLCKSEEEFGFDHPMGGLTIPCPEDTFISVTSRFQ from the coding sequence ATGGCTTTGTTCAGAGGTCTCTTGGGTGCCAAGAGGATTATTGGCCTTTCTGCAGCGGCTACAAGCAAAAAGACAGTTTCAGCTCCAAAGGGGTTTCTTGCGGTGTACGTTGGTGAAGACCAGGTCCAAAAGAAGAGATATGTGGTGCCCATATCGTACTTGAGCCAGCCTTCGTTTCAAGCTCTTCTCTGTAAATCTGAGGAAGAGTTTGGATTTGATCATCCAATGGGTGGATTAACGATTCCTTGTCCTGAAGATACCTTCATCAGTGTGACTTCCCGGTTTCAATAA
- the LOC103851147 gene encoding auxin-responsive protein SAUR23, whose protein sequence is MRKTEPCEILVACPTLQHHKFQRFFREDCNSLSSLIFLYIHITHSFYHQPTTSNPITLSFHTSLQKNSNFQKTKKLEMALVRSLLGAKKILGRSVTATASTSKRATMAAPPKGFLAVYVGESQKKRYVVPISYLSQPSFQALLSRSEEEFGFDHPMGGLTIPCPEDTFINVTSRLH, encoded by the coding sequence ATGCGAAAGACAGAACCATGTGAAATTTTGGTAGCTTGTCCCACACTTCAACACCACAAGTTTCAAAGATTTTTCAGAGAGGATTGCAACTCATTATCTTCATTGATAtttctatatatacacataactCATTCTTTCTATCATCAACCAACAACAAGCAATCCAATAACTTTATCTTTTCATACATCTCTTCAAAAGAATTCGAACTTTCAAAAAACCAAGAAATTAGAAATGGCTTTGGTGAGAAGTCTATTGGGTGCAAAGAAGATTCTTGGACGATCCGTAACAGCAACAGCTTCTACAAGCAAAAGAGCAACCATGGCGGCACCACCTAAAGGGTTTCTTGCGGTGTACGTTGGAGAGAGCCAGAAGAAGAGATATGTGGTGCCAATCTCATACTTGAGCCAGCCTTCGTTTCAAGCTCTCCTCAGCAGATCTGAAGAAGAGTTTGGGTTCGATCATCCAATGGGTGGCTTAACCATCCCTTGCCCTGAAGATACTTTCATCAATGTTACTTCTCGGCTTCATTGA
- the LOC103851162 gene encoding uncharacterized protein LOC103851162: MCPLRFLLVFFSAVLAGYFGWKTVSSSPELISDDSPVDMNDKQGLSFNKKMENGFWVFVDMASGRYLWRNLKEMREKTQ; this comes from the exons ATGTGTCCGTTGAGATTCCTATTGGTGTTCTTCTCGGCTGTTCTTGCCGGATATTTTGGATGGAAGACGGTGAGTTCATCGCCGGAACTCATCTCCGATGACTCACCGGTCGATATGAATGATAAACAAGGACTCAGTTTCAATAAg AAGATGGAGAATGGGTTCTGGGTGTTCGTCGACAT gGCTAGTGGAAGATACCTTTGGAGGAATCTCAAGGAGATGAGAGAGAAAACTCAGTGA
- the LOC103851152 gene encoding auxin-responsive protein SAUR21, whose translation MAFVRSLLGAKKILGRSVTATASTSKRATSAAPKGFLAVYVGESQKKRYVVPVSYLSQPSFQALLSKSEEEFGFDHPMGGLTIPCPEDIFINVTSRLQ comes from the coding sequence atggctTTTGTGAGAAGTCTATTGGGCGCAAAGAAGATTCTTGGCCGCTCTGTAACAGCAACAGCTTCTACAAGCAAAAGAGCAACATCGGCGGCACCAAAAGGGTTTCTTGCGGTGTACGTAGGAGAGAGCCAGAAGAAGAGATATGTGGTGCCAGTCTCATACTTGAGCCAGCCCTCATTTCAAGCTCTTCTCAGCAAATCAGAAGAAGAGTTTGGGTTTGATCATCCAATGGGTGGCTTAACTATTCCTTGTCCTGAAGATATTTTCATCAATGTGACTTCTCGGCTTCAGTGA
- the LOC103851159 gene encoding eukaryotic translation initiation factor NCBP produces the protein MEITERRDDEIRDAKESANIDNLKSQYVTDSFSDERYSRELKDGLHPLRYKFAIWYTRRTPGVRSQTSYEDNIKKIVEFSTVEGFWASYCHLARSSLLPNPTDLHFFKDGIRPLWEDGANCNGGKWIIRFSKVVSARFWEDLLLALVGDQLDDAENICGAVLSVRINEDIISVWNRNASDHQAVMGLRDSIKRHLKLPHAYVMEYKPHDASLRDNSSYRNTWRG, from the exons ATGGAGATTACGGAGCGGAGGGATGATGAGATCAGAGACGCAAAAGAATCCGCAAACATCGACAACCTCAAGTCGCAGTACGTTACTGACTCTTTTTCCGATGAACGCTACTCTCGCGAGCTCAAGGATGGTCTTCATCCTCTACGG TACAAGTTTGCGATTTGGTACACACGTCGAACACCAGGAGTCAGGAGCCAGACATCTTACGAGGATAACATTAAGAAGATTGTGGAGTTCAGCACT GTTGAAGGGTTTTGGGCTAGTTACTGTCACCTTGCTCGTTCTTCTCTTTTGCCTAATCCAACAGATCTTCATTTCTTCAAGGATGGGATTCGCCCCTTGTGGGAG GATGGTGCCAACTGCAATGGAGGAAAGTGGATCATACGTTTCTCTAAAGTTGTATCTGCTCGCTTCTGGGAGGATCTG CTTCTTGCGTTGGTAGGAGACCAGCTTGATGATGCTGAAAACATTTGTGGGGCAGTTCTGAGTGTCCGCATCAATGAGGACATCATTAGTGTATGGAATCGCAATGCTTCTGATCATCAG GCAGTGATGGGGTTGAGAGACTCAATCAAGCGGCACTTGAAGCTGCCTCATGCTTATGTGATGGAGTACAAGCCTCACGATGCTTCTCTTCGCGATAACTCATCCTACAGAAACACATGGAGAGGATAA
- the LOC103851146 gene encoding B3 domain-containing protein At5g18000, with the protein MVRNGGFGQIMEEGDSPGFFKILRREDLSSQLIRMIPHDIIRSISDDSSSFKMVLKVPWGSLWTVKISKNPSFHYMEDDGWNQFVNDNALGENEYLTFTHEGNMRFNVNIYGPDGTEMLRPRESATIASSSGMNKREQREGVYKHVKEEIVSSSESSYYSLKNAQGKKQELNLGKKKAEESKKPKKSMKKKKKVDSDLEEGTSSLVPEFSITIRKSHLVFLGVPKVFVEMHMAKKTKWFKIRPEGKDSWDVLFLVTDAQSRFSAGWSRLSRELGLVVGDVCTFKLIKPTEMLVKVSRHDDDDDEDDIEGDDVSDEEEAEDADEDDSDDEDAEDEDDADESED; encoded by the exons atgGTTAGAAACGGTGGGTTTGGTCAGATCATGGAAGAAGGTGACAGTCCTGGATTCTTCAAGATTCTTAGAAGGGAAGATCTTTCTTCTCAACTCATA AGAATGATTCCTCATGACATCATAAGAAGCATCTCCGACGACTCTTCGTCGTTTAAGATGGTCTTGAAAGTGCCATGGGGAAGCTTATGGACAGTCAAAATCTCCAAGAACCCAAGTTTTCACTACATGGAAGATGATGGATGGAATCAGTTTGTGAACGACAACGCTTTGGGTGAAAACGAGTATCTTACCTTCACTCACGAGGGTAATATGCGCTTTAACGTCAACATCTACGGACCAGATGGTACGGAGATGCTTAGACCAAGAGAATCTGCAACCATCGCTTCTAGTTCCG GTATGAACAAGAGAGAACAAAGGGAAGGAGTATACAAACATGTGAAGGAGGAGATAGTGTCTTCCTCTGAGTCTAGCTATTATTCTCTCAAAAATGCTCAAGGGAAGAAACAGGAGCTTAACTTGGGAAAGAAGAAAGCTGAAGAATCCAAAAAACCCAAGAAGAGtatgaagaaaaagaagaaggtggATAGTGATTTAGAAGAAGGCACCTCATCACTTGTTCCAGAGTTCAGTATCACCATAAGGAAATCACACCTTGTGTTCTTG GGAGTTCCAAAGGTGTTTGTGGAGATGCATATGGCAAAGAAGACAAAGTGGTTCAAGATTCGTCCGGAAGGGAAAGATTCATGggatgttttgtttttggtcaCTGATGCACAGTCAAGATTCTCTGCTGGATGGTCTCGTTTGTCCAGAGAGTTAGGTTTAGTGGTTGGAGATGTCTGCACATTCAAGCTCATTAAACCTACCGAGATGCTTGTCAAAGTCTCAagacatgatgatgatgatgatgaagatgatattGAGGGAGATGATGTtagtgatgaagaagaagcagaagatgCTGATGAGGATGATTCTGATGATGAAGATGCTGAAGATGAGGATGATGCTGATGAAAGTGAGGATTAG
- the LOC103851150 gene encoding auxin-responsive protein SAUR22, with amino-acid sequence MALFRGLLGAKKIIGVSVAVTSKQTVSAPKGFLAVYVGEDQLQKKRFLVPISNLNQPSFQALLSKSEEEFGFDHPMGGLTIPCLEDTFISVTSRFQ; translated from the coding sequence ATGGCTTTGTTCAGAGGTCTCTTGGGTGCAAAGAAGATCATTGGCGTTTCTGTAGCGGTTACAAGCAAACAGACCGTTTCAGCGCCAAAGGGGTTTCTTGCAGTGTACGTTGGTGAAGACCAGCTCCAGAAGAAGAGATTTTTGGTGCCAATATCAAATCTAAACCAGCCTTCGTTTCAAGCTCTTCTCAGCAAATCCGAAGAAGAGTTTGGGTTTGATCATCCAATGGGTGGCTTGACCATCCCTTGTCTTGAAGATACCTTTATTAGTGTGACGTCAAGGTTTCAATGA
- the LOC103851153 gene encoding auxin-responsive protein SAUR21-like: MALFRGLLGAKRIINFSVPVTSKRTFSAPKGFLAVYVGEDQVQKKRYLVPISYLNQPSFQALLSKSEEEFGFDHPMGGLTIPCPEDTFINVTSQLQ; encoded by the coding sequence ATGGCTTTGTTTAGAGGTCTCTTGGGTGCAAAGAGGATTATTAACTTTTCTGTACCGGTTACAAGCAAAAGGACATTTTCAGCACCAAAGGGGTTTCTTGCAGTGTACGTTGGTGAAGACCAGGTACAGAAGAAGAGATACTTGGTGCCAATCTCATACTTAAACCAGCCTTCGTTTCAAGCGCTTCTCAGTAAATCCGAGGAAGAGTTTGGATTTGATCATCCAATGGGTGGCTTGACGATTCCTTGTCCTGAAGATACCTTCATCAATGTGACTTCCCAGCTTCAGTGA
- the LOC103851148 gene encoding auxin-responsive protein SAUR22: MALVRSLLGAKKILGAATSKRATSAVPKGFLAVYVGESQKMRYVVPISYLSQPSFQALLSKSEEEFGFDHPMGGLTIPCHEDTFITVTSRLQ; this comes from the coding sequence atggCTTTGGTGAGAAGTCTATTGGGTGCAAAGAAGATTCTTGGAGCTGCAACAAGCAAAAGAGCAACCTCGGCGGTACCAAAAGGGTTTCTTGCGGTGTACGTAGGAGAAAGTCAGAAGATGAGATATGTGGTGCCAATCTCATATTTGAGCCAACCTTCATTTCAAGCTCTTCTCAGTAAATCCGAGGAAGAGTTTGGGTTTGATCATCCAATGGGTGGCTTAACGATCCCATGTCATGAAGATACTTTCATCACTGTGACTTCTCGGCTTCAGTGA
- the LOC103851154 gene encoding auxin-responsive protein SAUR21 yields the protein MALVRSLLGAKKILGRSVTATASTSKRATMAAPPKGFLAVYVGESQKKRYVVPISYLSQPSFQALLSRSEEEFGFDHPTGGLTIPCPEDTFINVTSRLH from the coding sequence ATGGCTTTGGTTAGAAGTTTGTTGGGTGCAAAGAAGATTCTTGGTCGTTCCGTAACAGCAACAGCTTCTACAAGCAAAAGAGCAACCATGGCGGCACCACCAAAAGGGTTTCTTGCGGTGTACGTAGGAGAGAGTCAGAAGAAGAGATATGTGGTGCCAATCTCATACTTGAGCCAGCCCTCATTTCAAGCTCTCCTCAGCAGATCTGAAGAAGAGTTTGGGTTTGATCATCCAACGGGTGGCTTAACTATCCCTTGTCCTGAAGATACTTTCATCAATGTTACTTCTCGGCTTCATTGA
- the LOC103851156 gene encoding auxin-responsive protein SAUR20: MAFVRSMLSAKKIFGRSVTAAAATSKRAASAAPKGFLAVYVGESQKKRYVVPISYLNQPSFQALLSKSEEEFGFDHPMGGLTIPCPEDTFINVTSRLQ; encoded by the coding sequence ATGGCTTTCGTTAGAAGTATGTTGAGTGCAAAGAAGATTTTTGGCCGCTCCGTAACAGCAGCAGCCGCAACAAGCAAAAGGGCTGCCTCGGCCGCACCAAAAGGGTTTCTTGCAGTGTACGTAGGAGAGAGCCAGAAGAAGAGATATGTGGTGCCGATCTCATACTTGAACCAGCCTTCATTTCAAGCTCTTCTCAGTAAATCCGAGGAAGAGTTTGGATTTGATCATCCAATGGGTGGCTTGACGATCCCTTGCCCTGAAGATACTTTCATCAATGTTACTTCTCGGCTTCAATGA
- the LOC103851151 gene encoding auxin-responsive protein SAUR21, with the protein MALMRSLLGATKIFGLYTAKRATMAAPPKGFLAVYVGESQKKRYMVPISYLSQPSFQALLSKSEEEFGFDHPMGGLTIPCPEDTFINVTSRMQ; encoded by the coding sequence ATGGCGTTGATGAGAAGTCTACTGGGTGCAACGAAGATTTTTGGCCTCTACACCGCCAAAAGAGCAACCATGGCGGCACCACCAAAAGGGTTTCTTGCGGTGTACGTAGGAGAAAGTCAGAAGAAGAGATATATGGTGCCAATCTCTTACTTGAGCCAGCCTTCGTTTCAAGCTCTTCTCAGTAAATCCGAGGAAGAGTTTGGGTTTGATCATCCAATGGGTGGCCTAACCATTCCTTGTCCCGAAGATACATTCATCAATGTGACTTCTCGGATGCAGTGA